TGACCCGCTCTCGTCCCTTGCAGAGATGGACGTTATGTCGCAACGGGGAAGCTCTTTCTCGGACCTCTGGGAAAGAGGGTTGAAATGTCTCAGGGAGAGTATCTGATCCCCTATGAACTCGCACCTTACCGGTCTGTCCGAGGTGGGGGGAAAGAAATCGATGATGCTGCCCCGTTTCGCCCACTGCCCACCCTCACGGACGAGGGGCGTCAGTTCGTAACCCTTCCTGTCGAGGTCGTCATGGATGTTCTCGGGAAAAACGGTGTCGCCGACCTTCAGGGTCGTGATGTCCTCGGAAACCCTTTCCGGGGGAGGCAGGGCGTGGGTAAGGGAAGAGATGGGGAAGAGCCCGATGAAGCTCTCATCGGTGGCGAGACGATAGAGAAAACCGCTGCGCCTGAGATCGTCGTCTTCCTCAAAGACGCGGTCCTGATAAGGCGGGAAGAGGGCCACCTCCCTGTTCCCGTAGTACGCCATCTCTTCCCGGACAAGGTCCGCGGAGTCGTCATCCTCGTAGAGGAAAAGCGTTCTCTTCTTCCTCTGTGCCACGAGAAAAGAGACAAAGGACCCCGCTCTGCCCGTTACATACAGACAGCCTTCGTGCGCATCATCGGTCTTGACGTTCTGGGAATCGGTCACGGAGGGATGCACCGGATAGTTGTTTCTTAAGGATCGGGCAATATCACTATGTTCCTGTCGTATTCCCGCAACACGAGCCCGGGGAAGCCCCGGGGGGAGGTCATCTTCTCCGGCGGCAGTTCACGGGTTCTCTCGGGGCCCATGTTGTAAGCGCGCAGGGCCGTGGTGACACAATAGAAACGGTGGACAAGCTCCGAAAGGAAATGGATCCCTATCCTGATATTGTTCCCGGGGTCGTCGATGGTGCGGTTTCCCTTCCACTCGATCCCCATGTCGGAAGCCATATACTTTGCCAAAGACGGCTTGACCTGAAGCAAGCCCCGCGCTCCCATCTCGGAGACGGCGTCATGGCGGAAATTGGACTCGACCTTCATCAATGCGAGAACAAGCCTGTAGTCTATCCCGTATTTTTTCGATGCTTCCCAGACGGTGCGGGAGATAGCCCGCAGGTCCTTCTCGTTCAGGTTCGCGTTGGCGTTCCTGAGGTGAAGGACTATCTGCTCCCGTATGTGCTGCTGTTTCTGGAAAGAGGAATACACAGCCGTCACGGGTATGGCGAAGCATAGGACCACAATGGTAAGGAACGCTCCGAATCTTACCCAGTACCAGTTTGTCATGCATATTTCATACACCAGTTGTTCCGGCGATGTCAACCTGCGCCCCTTGCACGTTAACACGGGGGACAGTCAGTGGTGCGCGGGCCGCGCCACGCGATATGCC
The DNA window shown above is from Syntrophorhabdus sp. and carries:
- a CDS encoding lytic transglycosylase domain-containing protein; amino-acid sequence: MTNWYWVRFGAFLTIVVLCFAIPVTAVYSSFQKQQHIREQIVLHLRNANANLNEKDLRAISRTVWEASKKYGIDYRLVLALMKVESNFRHDAVSEMGARGLLQVKPSLAKYMASDMGIEWKGNRTIDDPGNNIRIGIHFLSELVHRFYCVTTALRAYNMGPERTRELPPEKMTSPRGFPGLVLREYDRNIVILPDP